CACAGGAAGCTTCGTTTACTTCAAAGGAACTGGCTGCGCTTGAAAAGAAGCTATCCCTTGCAGAGATGAAGATCGCAGCCCTTGAAAAAAGTCATTGCTATGGCCAACGAAGAATACCGGACAGATCTTAAAAAAAAAGCTGTTACCAGGTGATGGCCGAACTGCGGGGAACACGCAAACATTATAGCTTAGCCAATCTTTGCGCGGCATTTGGTTATACCAGGCAGGCCTGGTATAACTATTTAAAAAGATCAGAACTTCAGATTTTTCAGGAGCATATTGTATTGCAGAAAATTAAAGAGATTAGAAAGGAACTGCCTAAAACCGGCTGTATCAAACTTTACAAAGAGCTCAATAATGGTTTTTTGCAGGACTTAGGGATAGCAATGGGCAGAGATGCTGTATTTGACCTGGTTAGAGAGAATGGGATGCTTGTCAAATCCAGCAAAAGGCATGTGTGTACTACCAATTCCTATCACAGGTATAGAATTCATCCTGATCTGGTGCAACGAAGGCATCCACAGCACGCTGAAGAAATATGGGTGAGTGACATTACTTACATTACCACCATGTCCGGATTCAACTACCTGTCTTTAGTAACAGATGCGTACTCAAGAAAAATAACAGGGTACTTTCTGTCAGTAAACCTCAAAGCTGAAGGATGTATAAAAGCACTCGATCAGGCACTAGCTGCAAGGATATATCCTGAAAACACATTAATACATCACTCGGACAGGGGCACGCAGTATTGTTGTGATGATTATGTGTCCAAACTCAGGCAAAGGGATATCCAGATCAGCATGACACAAACCGGCAGCCCCTATGACAATGCCATCGCAGAGCGTATTAACGGAATACTTAAAACAGAATTTGATCTTTATAAAACCTTCAAATCTCATAGCCAGGCAAACGCAGCAGTGGATAAGGCCATCTTTAATTATAACAACCTGAGGTTACATGCAAGTTGCAGCTACCAGACTCCGGAACATACCCATAATCAAGAAAAAACAAATCAAATCACCTTAAATTAAAGTTATGTAAACAAATAACAGAAAGAAAACTTAACATTGTAAACCCAACACAGTTATAATAACTTTTGCTGTAAACACAGAGTAGTAACAACATTTCTTATTGTAAACTTATTCCAGTATAGGACAGACAAGGCCCGCGTTTAAAATAGCGCGCACCTCTATCGCACCTTTCGCGCACTTTATTCGCACATCGTTCGCTCGGTAAGCGAATAAAGCGCGATTAAGAACCTTTCTAAATACGAAAAATGAGCTGTCTATTTCAGAAACGGTCCTTAACTTTATTATACTAAAACTTAATTCGCCAATGGCTCGTTTAGACAGAAAGGGCTCTTTCAGATTACATGGAAAGCTCGACACCTCCGTTTTCTGCACCTGGAGGGATATTGATTATATGAGACGCCTTCCCAACAAAACAAAAAGTGAACCGTCTCAGGCACAGATTGCCAACAGGGCTAAATTTGCGTTCGTTCATGACTGGCTCGAAAGCATCAATGACCTCATTAAAGTAACTTTTGACACCTATTCGCCCAAAATGACAGGAAGAATGGCAGCCCAATCTTACACCATGAGAAATGCCGTTAAAGGGGAGTATCCTGATTTTGAAATTGATTACCCTGCGGCCCTTATCAGCTGCGGACGTTTAGCCGGGGTAACCAATCCAAAGGTGTCGTTACCTGAGCCGGGT
The window above is part of the Arcticibacter tournemirensis genome. Proteins encoded here:
- a CDS encoding IS3 family transposase, with amino-acid sequence MAELRGTRKHYSLANLCAAFGYTRQAWYNYLKRSELQIFQEHIVLQKIKEIRKELPKTGCIKLYKELNNGFLQDLGIAMGRDAVFDLVRENGMLVKSSKRHVCTTNSYHRYRIHPDLVQRRHPQHAEEIWVSDITYITTMSGFNYLSLVTDAYSRKITGYFLSVNLKAEGCIKALDQALAARIYPENTLIHHSDRGTQYCCDDYVSKLRQRDIQISMTQTGSPYDNAIAERINGILKTEFDLYKTFKSHSQANAAVDKAIFNYNNLRLHASCSYQTPEHTHNQEKTNQITLN
- a CDS encoding DUF6266 family protein; this translates as MARLDRKGSFRLHGKLDTSVFCTWRDIDYMRRLPNKTKSEPSQAQIANRAKFAFVHDWLESINDLIKVTFDTYSPKMTGRMAAQSYTMRNAVKGEYPDFEIDYPAALISCGRLAGVTNPKVSLPEPGILQINWDKIVADRGKSHCNDILVFALAPESENVTFTVGQATRDKGTYLYKIPREFIGKTAYVYIAFKSFSNNDVSTSQYLGSIILE